The genomic region GACGATCTACCTGGCCGTCGCCCTCGTCCTGCTGTTGCGTCCGGTCGTCGCCGTCCCGCTGATCCTCCTGATCGCCGCCGTCGACACCTGGCTGCCCGAGCACGTCACGTGGTGGCACTCCCACGGTGAGCAGTGGTCGCTGTCCGGGCCCGTGCTGTTGGCCGCGGTGACCATGCTCGTGCGGGCGGGCGCGCGTAACCAGGTCGAGCTGTCCCGCGCCCATCGGGAGATCGAACGGCTGGCCAAGGAGCAGGAGCGGCTGCGGATCGCCCGCGACCTGCACGACCTGCTCGGCCACGCGCTCACCACGATCACGGTGAAGGCGGAGCTCGCCTCGAAGCTGGCCGAGCGGGACCCGGCGCGCGCCGCCCGCGAGATGGCCGAGGTCGCCGCACTCGGCCGGCAGGGCCTGGCCGACGTGCGGGCCACCGTCGCCGGCTACCGGGAGGTCAGCCTGGTCACCGAGCTCGCCGCGGCCCGTGAGGTGCTCGCCGCGGCGGGCATCCGGGCCGAGCTGCCCGCATCCGTCGACGAGGTGCCCGGGGGCCTGCGGGAGCTGTTCGGCTGGGTGGTCCGCGAGGGCGTGACCAACGCGGTGCGCCACAGCGGCGCGCAGCACCTGCGCGTCACCGTCGACGACCGCAGCATCGAGGTGGTCGACGACGGCGCCGGCCCCGCCGACGCCGCGGGCCTCGACGCCCCGGGCTC from Frankia alni ACN14a harbors:
- a CDS encoding sensor histidine kinase — protein: MSGSAGSGAVGTSPLGALRRWLLQPALPQPVRMDQRGGLHLDPWRWRRVAGIFLIYLGYAVSDMLALHDGAVVVVFGCAVLVGFSLLYLWAVPLVAFRGRRELRNPLLLGMTACIAAYLPVAGGGGLVMTIYLAVALVLLLRPVVAVPLILLIAAVDTWLPEHVTWWHSHGEQWSLSGPVLLAAVTMLVRAGARNQVELSRAHREIERLAKEQERLRIARDLHDLLGHALTTITVKAELASKLAERDPARAAREMAEVAALGRQGLADVRATVAGYREVSLVTELAAAREVLAAAGIRAELPASVDEVPGGLRELFGWVVREGVTNAVRHSGAQHLRVTVDDRSIEVVDDGAGPADAAGLDAPGSGDAPGSGGAPGSGGGTGGGGGSGGAAGPGGTTGPRGGTGLAGLSERVAAARGRIETGPAAASDPSPGFRLRVVVAPPAPAAPADPPLAQGTGGPAEPAAARS